The following are encoded in a window of Cupriavidus oxalaticus genomic DNA:
- a CDS encoding urease accessory protein UreF yields MTNLHQLISLLHLASPALPIGGFSYSQGLEAAIEAGSIHDAMTAERWIRDNLLHVQAQCEAPLWLLLHRHWHAGDTAAVRAWNDWFHATRETSELRLETEQMGWSLAKLIAQMEWGTPALREALATLSPVCLPTAFTAACVALDVDARDGLAAYCFNWAENQVAAAIKAVPLGQVAGQHMLRRLHAAVLQTVDEAARRADATPPQLSTFSPMLGLLCARHETQYSRLFRS; encoded by the coding sequence ATGACCAACCTCCACCAACTCATCTCCCTGCTCCACCTGGCATCGCCCGCCTTGCCCATCGGCGGCTTCAGCTATTCGCAAGGGCTTGAAGCCGCGATCGAGGCCGGCAGCATCCATGACGCCATGACCGCCGAGCGCTGGATCCGCGACAACCTGCTGCACGTCCAGGCCCAATGCGAAGCGCCGCTGTGGCTGCTGTTGCATCGCCACTGGCATGCCGGCGACACGGCCGCAGTGCGGGCCTGGAACGACTGGTTCCACGCCACCCGTGAAACCTCGGAGCTGCGCCTCGAGACCGAGCAGATGGGCTGGTCGCTGGCGAAGCTGATTGCACAGATGGAATGGGGTACGCCCGCATTGCGCGAAGCGCTGGCAACGCTATCGCCGGTCTGCCTGCCAACCGCCTTCACCGCAGCCTGCGTCGCGCTGGACGTCGACGCCCGCGACGGCCTGGCCGCCTATTGCTTCAACTGGGCCGAGAACCAGGTTGCCGCCGCGATCAAGGCGGTGCCGCTGGGCCAGGTTGCCGGGCAGCACATGCTGCGCCGCCTGCATGCGGCGGTACTGCAAACCGTTGACGAAGCCGCGCGCCGTGCCGATGCCACGCCGCCGCAGCTGTCCACCTTTTCCCCGATGCTGGGCCTGCTTTGCGCACGCCATGAAACGCAGTACTCCCGGCTGTTCCGTTCCTGA
- the ureG gene encoding urease accessory protein UreG encodes MTQARTKKNPPLRVGVGGPVGSGKTTLLEMLCKAMRDRYDLVAITNDIYTKEDQRLLTISGALPAERIMGVETGGCPHTAIREDASINLEAVDRMLAKFPDADVVFIESGGDNLAATFSPELSDLTIYVIDVAGGEKIPRKGGPGITKSDLLVINKTDLAPYVGASLEVMESDARKMRGARPFVMGSVKSGQGLDEVIRFIERQGMLGV; translated from the coding sequence ATGACCCAGGCCCGTACCAAGAAGAACCCTCCGCTGCGCGTCGGCGTCGGCGGCCCGGTAGGCTCCGGCAAGACCACGCTGCTGGAGATGCTGTGCAAGGCCATGCGCGACCGCTATGACCTGGTCGCGATCACCAACGACATCTACACCAAGGAAGACCAGCGCCTGCTGACGATTTCCGGCGCGTTGCCGGCGGAGCGCATCATGGGCGTGGAAACCGGCGGCTGCCCGCACACCGCGATCCGCGAGGATGCGTCGATCAACCTGGAAGCGGTGGACCGCATGCTGGCGAAGTTCCCGGATGCCGACGTGGTGTTCATCGAGTCCGGCGGCGACAACCTCGCAGCAACGTTCAGCCCAGAACTTTCTGATCTGACGATCTACGTGATCGACGTAGCCGGCGGTGAGAAAATTCCGAGAAAAGGCGGCCCGGGGATTACCAAGTCCGACCTGCTGGTGATCAACAAGACAGACCTGGCGCCGTACGTCGGCGCGTCGCTGGAAGTGATGGAGAGCGATGCCCGCAAGATGCGCGGCGCCCGACCGTTCGTGATGGGCAGCGTCAAGTCCGGACAGGGCCTGGACGAAGTGATCCGCTTCATCGAACGGCAGGGCATGCTCGGCGTCTAG